A single genomic interval of Littorina saxatilis isolate snail1 linkage group LG17, US_GU_Lsax_2.0, whole genome shotgun sequence harbors:
- the LOC138953448 gene encoding echinoderm microtubule-associated protein-like 2 isoform X7 — MSFSAPKKKSSKEPVWSPEERSLKIYLKGRAVNMYAPSTVSDYSIAKPGELPAEKLQLEWVYGYRGRDCRSNLYYLPTGELVYFTAAVVVLYNVEEQTQRHYLGHNDDVKCLAVHPDRIKIATGQVAGHDRKEGRRKRAGSEKAEELSESLPHVRIWDSVSLHTLHVLGLGDFDRAVCCISFSTLDGGHHLVAVDEANEHAISVWDLSRDRPHKITETKSSTEPVLAVEFHPSEKGSIVSCGKGQITFWTFEGGALAKKQGIYDKYDKPKYVLCLAFAANGDVLSGDSNGNIFVWGKGSNRITQSVVAAHDGGVFSLCTTKDGNLLSGGGKDRKVIEWDSTCSKTGRETEVAETYGPVRTLSQGKGGLVLIGTTKNRILQGSLDLEFSPVMQGHIDELWGLATHPTQHQFLTCGSDRLVYLWDSQSRSIVWTKELNDPAHSCCFHPEGSVVAIGTKAARWVVLDLATHEIVSVHTDGNEQIECIQFSPDGNYIAVGSRDNYVYVYQASEGGRKFSRVGRCSGHSSFITHIDWSEDSQYIASNSGDYELLMWTASTCKQLTNPTTIRDIKWASQSCTLGFNAAGIWPEGADGTDVNSCNRNHKETLLATADDFGKVNLYQYPSTQPRSPAHSYRGHSSHVTSVCFLFDDSRLVSTGGNDSAILQWQVV, encoded by the exons TTACGGGTACCGAGGACGCGACTGCCGGTCCAACCTGTACTACCTGCCCACAGGGGAACTCGTCTACTTCACTGCCGCTGTTGTCGTTCTCTACAACGTGGAGGAGCAGACGCAGCGACATTATCTTGGCCATAACGATGACGTCAAATG CCTTGCAGTGCACCCAGACAGAATCAAAATCGCCACAGGACAAGTCGCAGGCCATGACCGCAAAGAGGGAAGG CGAAAGAGGGCAGGTAGCGAAAAAGCAGAGGAACTGAGTGAATCCTTG CCCCATGTGAGGATCTGGGACTCTGTCAGCCTGCACACGCTGCACGTGCTGGGGCTGGGTGACTTTGACCGTGCCGTCTGTTGCATTTCCTTCTCCACACTG gaCGGAGGTCACCACTTGGTGGCTGTGGACGAAGCCAACGAGCACGCCATCTCTGTGTGGGACCTCAGCCGTGATCGTCCTCACAAGATCACAGAGACCAAG AGTTCCACCGAGCCAGTACTGGCAGTGGAGTTTCACCCCTCAGAGAAAGGCAGCATCGTCAGTTGTGGCAAAGGGCAGATCACTTTCTGGACCTTCGAAGGTGGAGCCCTGGCCAAGAAGCAAGGCATCTATGAT aAATACGACAAGCCGAAGTATGTGCTGTGTCTGGCGTTTGCTGCCAATGGGGACGTTCTGTCTGGAGACTCCAATGGAAACATCTTTGTCTGGGGCAAAG GCTCCAACAGGATCACGCAGTCTGTGGTTGCAGCCCATGATGGCGGGGTTTTCTCCCTTTGCACCACCAAGGACGGCAACCTGCTGTCAGGCGGGGGCAAGGATCGCAAGGTCATCGAGTGGGACAGCACTTGCAGCAAGACTGGACGCGAAACAGAG GTGGCCGAGACGTACGGTCCAGTGCGCACCCTGAGCCAGGGCAAGGGAGGCCTGGTGCTGATCGGCACCACCAAGAACCGCATCCTGCAGGGCTCTCTGGACCTGGAGTTCTCACCTGTCATGCAG ggacacattGACGAGCTGTGGGGCCTggccacccaccccacccagcACCAGTTCCTGACGTGCGGGTCTGACCGCCTCGTCTACCTGTGGGACAGCCAGTCCAGGTCCATCGTCTGGACCAAGGAACTCAAT gACCCAGCTCACAGCTGTTGTTTCCACCCTGAGGGCTCGGTGGTTGCCATAGGAACCAAGGCAGCTCGCTGGGTCGTGCTGGACCTTGCTACCCATGAGATCGTCTCTGTGCACACTGACGGCAACGAGCAGATCGAGTGCATTCAGTTCTCTCCAG ACGGCAATTACATTGCTGTGGGGTCCAGAGACAACTACGTCTACGTGTACCAGGCCAGTGAGGGAGGGCGCAAGTTCTCGCGAGTCGGCCGATGCTCG GGTCACTCTAGCTTCATCACGCACATAGACTGGTCCGAGGACAGCCAGTACATTGCCTCCAATTCAGGCGACTATGAGCTGCTCATGT GGACAGCCAGCACGTGCAAGCAGCTGACCAACCCAACCACCATTCGTGACATCAAGTGGGCGTCTCAGTCCTGCACTCTGGGCTTCAACGCTGCTG GAATCTGGCCCGAGGGAGCCGATGGGACGGACGTGAACAGCTGCAACCGCAACCACAAAGAGACGCTCCTGGCCACCGCTGATGACTTTGGCAAGGTCAACCTGTATCAGTACCCCTCAACGCAACCCAGG TCTCCTGCCCATTCCTACAGAGGGCACAGCAGCCACGTCACTTCCGTCTGCTTTCTGTTCGACGATTCTCGTCTGGTGTCGACCGGCGGCAACGACAGTGCCATTCTGCAGTGGCAAGTCGTCTAG
- the LOC138953448 gene encoding echinoderm microtubule-associated protein-like 2 isoform X8, giving the protein MSRSKEPVWSPEERSLKIYLKGRAVNMYAPSTVSDYSIAKPGELPAEKLQLEWVYGYRGRDCRSNLYYLPTGELVYFTAAVVVLYNVEEQTQRHYLGHNDDVKCLAVHPDRIKIATGQVAGHDRKEGRRKRAGSEKAEELSESLPHVRIWDSVSLHTLHVLGLGDFDRAVCCISFSTLDGGHHLVAVDEANEHAISVWDLSRDRPHKITETKSSTEPVLAVEFHPSEKGSIVSCGKGQITFWTFEGGALAKKQGIYDKYDKPKYVLCLAFAANGDVLSGDSNGNIFVWGKGSNRITQSVVAAHDGGVFSLCTTKDGNLLSGGGKDRKVIEWDSTCSKTGRETEVAETYGPVRTLSQGKGGLVLIGTTKNRILQGSLDLEFSPVMQGHIDELWGLATHPTQHQFLTCGSDRLVYLWDSQSRSIVWTKELNDPAHSCCFHPEGSVVAIGTKAARWVVLDLATHEIVSVHTDGNEQIECIQFSPDGNYIAVGSRDNYVYVYQASEGGRKFSRVGRCSGHSSFITHIDWSEDSQYIASNSGDYELLMWTASTCKQLTNPTTIRDIKWASQSCTLGFNAAGIWPEGADGTDVNSCNRNHKETLLATADDFGKVNLYQYPSTQPRSPAHSYRGHSSHVTSVCFLFDDSRLVSTGGNDSAILQWQVV; this is encoded by the exons TTACGGGTACCGAGGACGCGACTGCCGGTCCAACCTGTACTACCTGCCCACAGGGGAACTCGTCTACTTCACTGCCGCTGTTGTCGTTCTCTACAACGTGGAGGAGCAGACGCAGCGACATTATCTTGGCCATAACGATGACGTCAAATG CCTTGCAGTGCACCCAGACAGAATCAAAATCGCCACAGGACAAGTCGCAGGCCATGACCGCAAAGAGGGAAGG CGAAAGAGGGCAGGTAGCGAAAAAGCAGAGGAACTGAGTGAATCCTTG CCCCATGTGAGGATCTGGGACTCTGTCAGCCTGCACACGCTGCACGTGCTGGGGCTGGGTGACTTTGACCGTGCCGTCTGTTGCATTTCCTTCTCCACACTG gaCGGAGGTCACCACTTGGTGGCTGTGGACGAAGCCAACGAGCACGCCATCTCTGTGTGGGACCTCAGCCGTGATCGTCCTCACAAGATCACAGAGACCAAG AGTTCCACCGAGCCAGTACTGGCAGTGGAGTTTCACCCCTCAGAGAAAGGCAGCATCGTCAGTTGTGGCAAAGGGCAGATCACTTTCTGGACCTTCGAAGGTGGAGCCCTGGCCAAGAAGCAAGGCATCTATGAT aAATACGACAAGCCGAAGTATGTGCTGTGTCTGGCGTTTGCTGCCAATGGGGACGTTCTGTCTGGAGACTCCAATGGAAACATCTTTGTCTGGGGCAAAG GCTCCAACAGGATCACGCAGTCTGTGGTTGCAGCCCATGATGGCGGGGTTTTCTCCCTTTGCACCACCAAGGACGGCAACCTGCTGTCAGGCGGGGGCAAGGATCGCAAGGTCATCGAGTGGGACAGCACTTGCAGCAAGACTGGACGCGAAACAGAG GTGGCCGAGACGTACGGTCCAGTGCGCACCCTGAGCCAGGGCAAGGGAGGCCTGGTGCTGATCGGCACCACCAAGAACCGCATCCTGCAGGGCTCTCTGGACCTGGAGTTCTCACCTGTCATGCAG ggacacattGACGAGCTGTGGGGCCTggccacccaccccacccagcACCAGTTCCTGACGTGCGGGTCTGACCGCCTCGTCTACCTGTGGGACAGCCAGTCCAGGTCCATCGTCTGGACCAAGGAACTCAAT gACCCAGCTCACAGCTGTTGTTTCCACCCTGAGGGCTCGGTGGTTGCCATAGGAACCAAGGCAGCTCGCTGGGTCGTGCTGGACCTTGCTACCCATGAGATCGTCTCTGTGCACACTGACGGCAACGAGCAGATCGAGTGCATTCAGTTCTCTCCAG ACGGCAATTACATTGCTGTGGGGTCCAGAGACAACTACGTCTACGTGTACCAGGCCAGTGAGGGAGGGCGCAAGTTCTCGCGAGTCGGCCGATGCTCG GGTCACTCTAGCTTCATCACGCACATAGACTGGTCCGAGGACAGCCAGTACATTGCCTCCAATTCAGGCGACTATGAGCTGCTCATGT GGACAGCCAGCACGTGCAAGCAGCTGACCAACCCAACCACCATTCGTGACATCAAGTGGGCGTCTCAGTCCTGCACTCTGGGCTTCAACGCTGCTG GAATCTGGCCCGAGGGAGCCGATGGGACGGACGTGAACAGCTGCAACCGCAACCACAAAGAGACGCTCCTGGCCACCGCTGATGACTTTGGCAAGGTCAACCTGTATCAGTACCCCTCAACGCAACCCAGG TCTCCTGCCCATTCCTACAGAGGGCACAGCAGCCACGTCACTTCCGTCTGCTTTCTGTTCGACGATTCTCGTCTGGTGTCGACCGGCGGCAACGACAGTGCCATTCTGCAGTGGCAAGTCGTCTAG